Genomic window (Marinobacter szutsaonensis):
CTGGTGATGGGGGCTTACGGCCACTCCCGTATTCGCCAGTTCCTGGTGGGCAGCACCACCACAACCATGCTCAAGACCGCAAAAAAGCCTCTGGTCATCCTGCGCTGATCTCATAACTTGATCTCTCTGCCGGGGCAGGCCAGCTCCGGCTATTGTTCTTATTGAGAAATTCAAACCCCGCCCTCCCGATTTTTGACTATGGTTATCGTTAAGGAAGCTTTCTTTTTCACGGCAACCGTGTCGTCACGTTTGTTCTGGATCTGGAAAGGAGGAGCGGTTTTGCCTCAAGTTGCGTCGAACCAGCGTCTGACTAATCTGCGGGAACGGAGAATGCCCGCGTCCGAACGTTACATGGCGGAGTTGCTGACCGAGGCAGGCATTCGCCTGGATGGTCAAGCCCCCTGGGACATGCGGCTCAAGGCGCCCCGTGTCGCAGACCGGGTGTTTGCCCGGGGCAACCTGGGGCTTGGGGAAAGTTACATGGATGGCGACTGGGACTGTGACCGGCTCGACGAGTTTTTCCATCGCCTGCTCCGGGCCCGGCTGCATCACAAGGTACGGCCTTCCCGCGTCATGTTTCACGCCCTCAAGGCAAGATTGCTGAACCGCCAGGATGCACGGCGTTCCTGGCAGGTAGGGGAGCAGCACTACGATCTGGGCAACGAGTTCTATGGCGCCATGCTCGACTCCCGAATGACCTACACCTGTGGTTACTGGGAAAACGCCAGCAACCTGGAGCAGGCCCAGGAAGCAAAGCTCGACCTGATCTGCCAGAAACTCAAGCTGGAGCCCGGAATGCGGGTGCTGGACATCGGCTGCGGCTGGGGCAGCTTCATGAGCTACGCCGCCGAGCACTACGGTGTGGAATGCGTCGGCGTGACCATCTCGAAGGAGCAGACCGCCTGGGCCCGTGACCGGTATCCGGACCTGCCACTGGAGTTCCGTCTGCAGGATTACCGGGAAGTGAACGAGAAGTTCGACCGGGTGGTCAGTGTCGGCATGTTCGAACATGTCGGGCGCAAGAACTACCGCACGTTCATGGATGTGGCCCATCGCTGCCTGAAGGACGATGGCCTGTTTCTGCTGCATACCATTGGCAGCAATAACCGGTCCGGAGGCGCCGATCCCTGGATTGACAAGTACATCTTCCCCAATGGTGAATTGCCCTCACTGAGCCAGATCAGCGATGCCGTTGATCAACGGTTCGTGGTGGAAGACCTGCACAACTTCGGCGCCGACTATGACCGGACCCTGATGGCCTGGTACGACAACTTCAAGGTCGCCTGGCCACAGTTCCGGGAGCAGCTCGGCAAGCGCTTCTACCGGATGTGGGAGTATTACCTGCTGTCCTGTGCCGGGGCATTCCGGGCCCGGGACATCCAGCTGTGGCAGTGGGTGCTGTCAAAAAATGGCCTGGAAGGTGGGTATCGCCGGGTCAGTTGATCATCCGGCCTCAGGCCACATTCCCGGCGGCAACGCCGGACGCCCAGGCCCACTGGAAATTGTGGCCGCCCAGGTGTCCGGTGACATCCACCACTTCCCCGATGAAGTACAGGTTCGGCCGGTCCAGGACCGCCATGGTCTTTGACGAGAGCTGGCGGGTGTCGATGCCACCCAGGGTGACTTCCGCTGTGCGGTAACCCTCGGTGCCGGCGGGCTTGATGGTCCAGTCTCCCAGGGTGTTTGCCACCTGTTCGATATCGGCGTTCTTGTACCCCTGCAGCGGTCCGGTCCAGCCGTGGAGTTCGTTGAAGGCGCTGGCAAAGCGTTTCGGCAGGTACTCCGCCAGATACTGGGCGACCGTGGTGCGGGGTTTTTGCTTGCGCAGACCCATCAGGTCGTCCTCGATTCGTCGGGTCGGCAGCAGGTTAATGCTGATGTCATCCCCCGGAAACCAGTAACTGGAAATCTGCAGCATGGCCGGGCCACTCAGGCCCCGATGGGTGACCAGCATGGGTTCCCGGAAATGCTGGCGGTTGCATTCGGCATCCACCGGGCAACTGATCCCGGCCAGAGGTGCCAGCTGGGTTTTCAGCTCCGGCTGGAGCGTGAAAGGCACCAGGCCGGCACGGGTGGGGAGCACCTCCAGGCCGAATTGCCTGGCGACCTCGTACCCGAAGCCGGTGGCGCCCATGGTCGGAATCGAGAGCCCGCCGGTGGCAATCACCAGGGATTTGCAGGTCAGTGCGCCACTGCCGGTTTTCAGTCGATAGCCCGCATCTGTTTCGCTGACGGCAGTGACAGCGGTCTTCAGCCGGATTTCCGCCCCGGCCCATTCGCACTCGGTCAGTAGCATGTTCAGGATGTCCTTGGCACTGTCCTTGCAGAACAGCTGTCCCGGGGCTTTCTCCTCGTGCTCGATACCGTGGCGATCCACCAGCTCCAGGAAATCCTGGGGGGTATAGCGCTTCAGCGCCGATATGCAGTAGTGCGGGTTATCGGACAGGAAATTGGCCGGCGTGCTGTTCAGGTTGGTGAAATTGCAGCGGCCGCCGCCTGACATGAGGATCTTTTTGCCGGGCTTGTTGGCGTGGTCGATCACCAGTACCCGGCGCCCCCGGTAGCCCGCGGTGGCAGCGCACATGAGGCCGGCGGCACCGGCGCCGATGATGATAACGTCGTAATGGGATGCCGAGGATGCTGTCATTACTGCCCGCCGGTGTGAGTGAACGGCGGGCAGTATACCAGTCTCAGGGCAGGTGTACGGAACCTTCCATGTAGAACGCGGTCTGGCCGGCGATATCGATCCGGTCACCTTTCAGCTCACAGCGCAGGAGGCCGCCCCGGGCTGACAGCTGTCTTGCCTCAAGGGACGATTTGCCCAGCTGGTTTGCCCAGTAGGGCACCAGCACACTGTGGATGGAGCCGGTCACCGGGTCCTCGTCGATGCCCGCGCCGGGGGCAAAATAGCGGCTGACAAAGTCGCAGTCCTCGCCCCGGGCGGTGACGATCAGCCCCTGGTTGCCTAGAGTCTTGAGCTTGCGGAGATCCGGCTCGGCTGACCGGACCGCCGCTTCGTTTTCCAGCACCACCATGTAGTTGGTGTCGTTGGGCACGTAGAAGGCGGTCTCCGGAGCGCCCTCAAGGGCTTCATGGATAATCGCGGGTGTCTGGCGCTCCTCGAAGGCCAGGTTGGGAAAGTCGAGCACCAGCCAGTCATTGTCCCTGCGAACACCCAGATGACCGCTCCTGGACTGCAGGGTGATCTTCTCTCCAGCCCAGTCCAGCTTGTTGAAGATGACCCAGGCGCTGGCCAGCGTTGCATGGCCGCAAAGGGGCACCTCCACCGTGGGCGTGAACCAGCGGATGTGGAAGTCGGCCTCATCTGTCTCCGGCAGCCGGACCAGGAAGGCGGTTTCGGACAGGTTGTTCTCCATCGCCAGGGCCCGGAGGGTGTCATCCGGCAGCCATTGGTCCAGAGGCATGACGGCGGCCGGATTGCCGCCGAACACACGGTCGGTGAAAGCGTCGACCTGGAAGATTGGGTGCATCATCGGTTTGTCTCCTCGAGTGTGCGTCCAGCGTAATCATGGGCCTTGTATCTGGCAAACTGTTCCAGTTCGCCCTCGCTGTACAGGTGCACCTCAGGCGTGGGGCGGCCGAGTGTCAGAATCCAGTGCCCGTGGCTTGCCCGGTGGATGGTGAACCCGAGGTCTTCCAGCCATTTCCGGGTGACCTCCGGCCGGATAGTGCCCAGGGGCAGGGTGGGTGATGCGAGTCCCAGTAGATCCTTGCGGGTAGAGGCAGGGATGTCCGGGAGCAGGACAGGAACGGCTGAGTGCCGTGCAGGAACAGTGGCGGATCCCATGGTGAAACTCCTTCTTCAATGAGCTTGTCATCATTGTCCTGCTTCGCTGACAGGCATAACAGATTCAGTTAATCTGTTTTTGAATCGGTACAGATGAGTCTCACGCGAGTCTGTACCGGTTCATTTGCTGCCGATCTGTACTGCCCCATTGCCGGACAGGTCTGGTGCAATAACAAGGGAGATACAAGGCAGGAGGGAGACCGCATGGGCGTTCTATACAGCCAGGTGGCGGATCAGCTGCAGGCGCTGATCCAGGAAGGAGTGTACCGGGAAGGCGACCGGTTGCCCGGTGTACGGGTATTGAGCCGGCAGTTCGCGGTGTCGATTTCGACGGTATTGCAGGCCCACCAGACCCTGGAGGCACGGGGATACCTGGAAGCCCGGGAGCGTAGCGGCTATTTCGTGCGCCTGCCGGTCCAGGATGTGCCGGAGCCCAGGATGCCAAA
Coding sequences:
- a CDS encoding NAD(P)/FAD-dependent oxidoreductase; the encoded protein is MTASSASHYDVIIIGAGAAGLMCAATAGYRGRRVLVIDHANKPGKKILMSGGGRCNFTNLNSTPANFLSDNPHYCISALKRYTPQDFLELVDRHGIEHEEKAPGQLFCKDSAKDILNMLLTECEWAGAEIRLKTAVTAVSETDAGYRLKTGSGALTCKSLVIATGGLSIPTMGATGFGYEVARQFGLEVLPTRAGLVPFTLQPELKTQLAPLAGISCPVDAECNRQHFREPMLVTHRGLSGPAMLQISSYWFPGDDISINLLPTRRIEDDLMGLRKQKPRTTVAQYLAEYLPKRFASAFNELHGWTGPLQGYKNADIEQVANTLGDWTIKPAGTEGYRTAEVTLGGIDTRQLSSKTMAVLDRPNLYFIGEVVDVTGHLGGHNFQWAWASGVAAGNVA
- the cfa gene encoding cyclopropane fatty acyl phospholipid synthase — its product is MPASERYMAELLTEAGIRLDGQAPWDMRLKAPRVADRVFARGNLGLGESYMDGDWDCDRLDEFFHRLLRARLHHKVRPSRVMFHALKARLLNRQDARRSWQVGEQHYDLGNEFYGAMLDSRMTYTCGYWENASNLEQAQEAKLDLICQKLKLEPGMRVLDIGCGWGSFMSYAAEHYGVECVGVTISKEQTAWARDRYPDLPLEFRLQDYREVNEKFDRVVSVGMFEHVGRKNYRTFMDVAHRCLKDDGLFLLHTIGSNNRSGGADPWIDKYIFPNGELPSLSQISDAVDQRFVVEDLHNFGADYDRTLMAWYDNFKVAWPQFREQLGKRFYRMWEYYLLSCAGAFRARDIQLWQWVLSKNGLEGGYRRVS
- a CDS encoding PhzF family phenazine biosynthesis protein; amino-acid sequence: MMHPIFQVDAFTDRVFGGNPAAVMPLDQWLPDDTLRALAMENNLSETAFLVRLPETDEADFHIRWFTPTVEVPLCGHATLASAWVIFNKLDWAGEKITLQSRSGHLGVRRDNDWLVLDFPNLAFEERQTPAIIHEALEGAPETAFYVPNDTNYMVVLENEAAVRSAEPDLRKLKTLGNQGLIVTARGEDCDFVSRYFAPGAGIDEDPVTGSIHSVLVPYWANQLGKSSLEARQLSARGGLLRCELKGDRIDIAGQTAFYMEGSVHLP